Genomic segment of Candidatus Jordarchaeales archaeon:
AACGAGGGCATAGGGTTCAGCAAGATCGTAAGTTTGGGCAACAAAGCCGACATAGACGAAACCGACATATTGGAGTTTCTAGCGGAGGACGAGGAAACAAGAGTCATTTTAATGTACTTGGAGGACGTGAAGAGGGGGGGCGAGTTCTTCAGAAAGGCGAAAAACGCTGTTAGAAAAAAACCTGTGATCATCCTAAAGTCTGGCAGGAGCGTCGCGGGTTCCAGGGCTGTCGCGTCCCACACGGGTGCGCTAGCTGGAAGCGACAGAGCCTACACAACAGCCTTCGAACAGATAGGCGTGATAAGAGTAGATAAAGTTGAGGAACTCTTCGACCTCGCAGTGGCGTTATCCAAGCAGCCACTGCCCGACGTGGAAGAAGTGGTAGTAGTGACCAATGCAGGTGGGCCAGGAATAGTGACCGCCGACGCCTGCGAGGAAAGGAAAATCAAACTTGCCTCCCTAAAGGAGGAAACTATAAGGAGACTTAGGGACGCGCTACCCCCGGCATCATCAATCTACAACCCGGTGGACGTGCTTGGTGACGCCGATGAGCAACGCTACAGGAAGGCCCTCGAAATAGTGCTTGAGGACCAGGGAGTTGGAGGATGCATTGTGATCTTAACTCCACAAGCTATGACGAACTCCATGAACGTCGCAGCTACAATCGCCCAGATCAGCAAAAAGCACGCCAAACCTATCCTGGCGGTCTTCATGGGTGGAGAAAGTGTGCTTGAAGCCAACAGGTTCCTTTCACTTAACGGAATCCCATGCTACTTTTTCCCTGAAAGAGCTGTCAGCGCCCTGTCAGGCATGATAAAGTACTCGAAGGTGAAAAGACGGGACTACGGGGAAGAATACGTCTCATTCAACGTGAACAAGGATAAAGTGAAAGATGTTTTAAGGGCAGCCCGCAACGATGGAAGAACAGTCCTGCTGGCACACGAAGCCTTTGCCGTGGTGTCAGCCTACGGTATACCCGTTCCACAGGGTGACATAGCTAGGAGCGAGGACGAGGCTGTGGAAATAGCCGACAAAGTCGGCTACCCAGTGGCTATGAAAGTGGTCTCCCCACAGATACTCCACAAAACAGAAGTGGGTGGAGTGCTGTTAAACCTTCACAGACCAGAGGACGTAAGACGCGGCTACCTCTCAATTCTTTCAAACATACGCAAGTATGCTCCTCACGCCAGAGTCTACGGCATCTATGTTCAGAGGATGGTTGAACAGGGGAAGGAGTTTATAGTTGGCATGAGCCGTGACCTCACGTGGGGGCCCATGCTGGCTTTCGGCTTGGGAGGAATATATGTAAACTTGATCGAAGATGTATCGTTTAGAATAGCCCCTGTGACGAGGAGCGAAGCGATCCAAATGGTGAAAGAGACAAAAGCGTACAGGCTTATCCAGGGGTTTAGAGGGGGACAACCACTTGACCTAGAAGCTATACTGGACACGATACTCAAGGTTTCGCAGCTCTCCACGGATTTCCCTGAGATAAACGAGATAGATATAAACCCACTTTTCGCTTACCCGAAAGGTTGTATTGCGCTTGACGTCAAAATAACGATAGAGAAGGAGGGTTAAAAAATGGGAGACGTGAAAAAAGTGTTGGTTTCAGGTGTTAGGTATAGTGGGAAAACCGCAATGTGCCTGGCCCTAGCTTTACTGTTCAAGGATGAGGGGCTGAAGGTAAGCTACTTCAAGCCCGTTGGGTGGACTTCTAAGCCTGGCGGAGTAGACGAGGACGCCCTTCTCATAAAAGAAGCACTCGGCATGGAACACCCCATCGAAGTAATTTCCCCTATAGTTCTCGACGCCTATTACCTCAACAGGCTTTACAAGGGGGAGCTGGCTGACGTAGAAAGGAAAATAGAGGACGCTTACCACAAGCTTAGCAAAAACGCAGACGTGATGCTTATCGAGGGGGGACATGCCCCAGTCGCTTTCTACAGCGGGAGAATATCATCCTTTCACATAGCGAGGATGCTCGGCGCCAGCGTCCTAATAGTGAACACCTTTAGAAGTGATCTGACGCTGGACGTCGTGCTAGCTCAAGCCGAAATGTTTCGGCTTACGGGCTCAAAGGTGATGGGTGCTATATTCAACAACGTCCCAATCGTAATACTAAAGAAAGTCAAGGGAATGGTCAGTGAAATCGCTGAGAAAAACGGGGTCCGCGTGTGGGGGGTGGTTGAGGAGGACAGACACTTAACATCCCCCACGGTCAGAGAGGTGTGTGAGGTTCTTGATGGGGAAATACTCGAAGAGGGAGACATGGATAGAATAGTTGAGGACGTGCTCGTTGGTGCTATGAGCGTTGAAACCGCCCTTAACTACTTCAGGAGGGGGGTCAACAAGGTTGTTATAACAGGCGGAGACAGGGCAGATGTTGCGCTTGCGGCTCTAGAAACAGACACCAGCATGCTCGTACTCACAGGAAACTTGTACCCTGACGTGCGTGTTCTAGCTAGGGCGCGTGAAGCCGGCGTGACGGTTGTGCTTGTCCCCTATGACACCTACACGGCGGTTCAAAGATTGAACGAGGTCGGAGGACGCATAAAACCTGGAGACAAAAAGAAGATTAATATAGCTGTGGAAAAGGTCAAACGCGAGACGGACTGGAAAGGGTTATTGAACGCCATAATGGGGGAAGAATGAGTGGAGTTCCTGCTGGAACGAATGACATGGAAGGAGGTTGAAGAAGCCGTTAAGCGCGCGGCGGGCGTCATAGTCCCATTCGGAGCAACAGAAGAGCATGGCCTCCACCTCCCTATCTCCACCGACAACATCATAACGTACGAGCTTGTTTGTAGGGCGGCGGAGAAGACGGGCTTCCTAGTGGCGCCAATTGTCAACTACGGTGTCTGTAGGGCAACGAGAGGGTTCCCGGGAACCATAGCGTTAAGGTTCGAGACTCTTAAGCAGCTTGTGTTGGACATAATATCCGACCTCGCCGCGTCCGGCTTCAAGAAAATAGTCCTCTTCAGTTTCCACGCAAGTAACGCCCACCTCACAGCTATAAAGGAAGCTGCACTCGACTTTTCTCTCAACAGCAGAGACGCTAAAGTCTACTTTGTGTCCAGCGCAGAATTAGCCTCGGAGGAAATGTCGAAAATGCTTGAAACACCACCATACCACGCTTGTGAAGCCGAAACATCACTAATGCTTCACCTGAAACCCGAACTAGTACGCGTCGACAAAATAGAAGACGAGAGACCTCAAACTCCACCCTTCCTCGTAGTCCCAACGTGGAAGCCGTGGATGAAAACCGGAGTCATAGGAGAGCCAACCCATGCAACCAGAGAGAAAGGAGAAAAAATGTTCAACGCATTAATCAAGAAACTCATAGAAGTGCTCGAAATAATAAAAAGCCAGCCGTGAAAAGGGGGAAATTACCACTTCTCCCCCTTCCGCACCAAGTACTTCACAGGAATATCCTGGTACGTCCCATCCGGAAGACGGCGCCTTATAGTTATCGGCAGGACGCCGCTTTCCAGCTCAATCCTAGCAACAGCAACAGGGTCCTTAACGTCCGGAGGCAAGTCTATCAGTATGGGGGCACCCAGCGAGATCTGCAACACGCGTGCACTGAGAACCCTCGACTTCTCGAACCGCGTTAACCACGGCGGCCCTATCTTGATAACGAAATCCCCCGTGGCAATAATACTTTAGCCTCCGTTCAACTTATGGCGTCTAAAAAGAAAAAAACATACTTTTTAAAATTTTCCCAAAAAGAAGGTGGGTGGTCGGGCAAAAAGCGGAGGGAAAGTCTAGTCTATGGAGCTGCTCTCCTTCTCCTCCTCTTCCTCAGACGTCTTCTCACCGCTCGGTCCAGTTTCACTCTTTGCCGCTGAAGCCGCTATCACGTCGTCGATTCTCAGTATTAACGCTGCAGCCTCAGTCGAAGACTTCAACGCCTGCTTCTTAACCAGCGCAGGCTCCCACACACTCATCTCAGCCATGTCCACAACTTTGCCGCTGAACACGTCAACACCGTAAGTCACCTTGCCCTTCTCGTGCGCCGCCCTCAGCTCAGCTAGAATGTCAATCGGGTCAAGCCCAGCATTCTCAGCGAGCGTCTTAGGTATAACCTCAATCGCCTCAGCGAACTGCTTCACGGCAAGCTGCTCTCTGCCACTCAGCGTCTCAGCATACTCTTTAAGTCTCTTAGCAATCTCAATCTCTGGAGCCCCACCGCCAGCAACTACACGTCCATCCTCAACCACAGCTTTCACGACGCAAAGCGCATCGTGTATCGAGCGCTCGGCTTCTTCGACAACCAGCTCCGTACCACCTCTGACCAAGATGCTCACAGCCCTCGGATTCTTGCATCCTTCTACAAACACCATCTCGTCGTCGCCAATCTTCTTTTCGTAGACCACTGCTGCCTCACCGAGATCCTTCTCACTTAGGTCCTCAAGGTTTGTCACTATGTTTCCACCAGTAGCCTTCGCGAGCTTCTCCATGTCACTCTTCTTAATCCTTCGCACCGCAAGAATCCCAGCCTTCGCCAAGAAGTGCTGAGCCAAGTCATCAATACCCTTCTGGCAGAGAACCACGTTAGCACCGGTCTTCACAATCTTGTTCACCATCTCTTCAATCATCCTCTGCTCCTCATCAAGGAAACTCTTCATCTGCTCCGGTGAAGTAATGTTAATCTTAGCGTCAAACTCAGTCTTCTCAATCTCCAACGGACAGGCCAGCAAAGCAATCTTCGCATTCTCAACGCGCTTCGGCATCCCCGGGTGCACAACCTCCTTGTCAAGCACTATGCCCTCAATGAACATCGTATCATCAAGACTCTCCCCTTCCTTCTTCTCCACCTTAATGTTGTCAAGGTCAACCTTCCACTCACTGTTAACCCTCTCCGCAACCTTCCTCACAGCCTTCACCGCAATCTCAGCCAGGTAATCCCTTGACCCCGAAACCATCTTACTGCACATCGCCGTCATAGCAACCTTCTTAAGCATCTCCTCGTCATCCGGGTCAACCCTAACCGAAATACTGTCAATAACCTCCAAAGCCTTCTCCAAAGCCTTCCTGTAACCATCAACGATCACAGTCGGATGCACATCCTGGTCCAACAACACCTCAGCATTCTTGAGAAGCTCACCAGCTAACACAACCGCTGTCGTTGTACCATCACCCACCTCTTGATCTTGCGTCTTCGCAACGTTAACCATCATCTTCGCCGCAGGATGCTGCACATCTATCTCTTTTAGTATAGTCGCTCCATCGTTCGTGATCACCACGTCCCCGAAGCTGTCGACGAGCATCTTGTCCATTCCGAGGGGGCCAAGTGATGTCCGAACTGCCTCCGCGATTACTCTGGCCGCCATGATGTTTGTCCTTTGTGCGTCTCTACCAGCAGCTCTTCTAGTTCCCTCCTTTAGTATGAGGACTGGGGTTCCACTTAGCATAGCCATAACGAATCCCTCCTTAAACACTCACAGAGAAGTCATAAATTGGTGAAAATGCACTTCTATATAAAGTTAACGGATCACTCATTACGTCCTCATACTCGTTTATCCACTCGCTTTTCTATTGCTTGTCGAGATCGTTTTCCATCCAGTAGAACGAGGAGTCGTTTGTCTTCCAATGGTGAACACTTTGTTAGCCGGCATCTTGCACTTCTAACGTAGGTTGTTTATTTTTAACTTTAGACTGGAGGGCTTCAAATCTCCCTTGTCGTGGAGCTAATTAAAAATAGTGTTATGTGCCGGTAGGGACTGTTGTGTGGCTTTGAAGGGTTTGATGAAGTCTTCAACTAAGGTGGTAGGGTTGTGGTAGGCTTCGGTCAAGGGCCTGTGGGAGTTCGAAGTTAAACGGGAAGATGGGAGGTCGGGTAGCAGTTATCGCGCAATAGACTTTACATGTCTTATTTCTAAACGAGACGGCTAATGAAAATGGGTTGAAAAACGTCTGGATGCGCTTAAGTGGTGAGCTAATGGTTATTAAATAGCACTCCCCGGAGAACACCTGGCGTTTGTCGGTAACGTGTCCGCCCCTTGACGGGGGACTGTGTTCACTTGAAGGCTTCAACATGATAGTTATTGTAGCAGTTGTCCGCCGAGAAACCTAAAACCTAGTTGGCCCGGGGGGCTCCTAGAAGAACGCGGGGAGTAGAAAATGTAATGGTGAGGTTAAAATTATGCTGAGTGAGTGCTCATGAGGGTAAGCTTGATGGAAGGAAGTGTCTGGCTGATAAAAATCCAGACAGCCCCGACGAAGGGAAGTGGACTCTTGGGAGACTTATTTTGTTAATGTTTTGGCTGACATGAAAAAGGTGGAGCGTGTGTTCACGTAGTTTTGCTCAAGAGGTTTGTTATCAGTTTGGCTAACTCCTCTGGGCTTAGCCCTGCCTCTCTGAGCTTCTTCACTACAGTCTCAAGCTCGCTTTCAACCTTCTGGACTTCGGCTATTGAAACTTTTTTCTCCTCTACTGGCTTTTTCTCAGTCTCCCTGAACGACACGGTGAAGGTCTTCACGGGCTTCATTTCGTACACTTCTACGGTAGCTGAGACAGGATTAAACTCGCCGTGCGGTCCGGTTTCGTACTCTATCGTAAGTCTTGTAGGCTTGTCACTCACGCCTTCGGCGTTCATTCTCTCAACAAGCTTCGAAGCCATCTCGGTCCAAGCTTTTACGTTCCTAGCCTTAATGTCCTCTGAGGCATTCTTGGAAAAGACGGAGTAGAACCACCTCTTAGCCCTAAACACTGCACCTCTACCAGTTGGAGTAAGTCTAAACCTCTGGGCAGGCATACTAAACCCACCCAGAATTTTTTGTCATATATATGTATTATATATGTACTCCTGAAAATAACTATAAAAAATGTAAAATTAAAACTTTTTCACATAGCGAAAGCCGCAATAAGCGCGCAAATGCTCTAATCAAGTATCGAACAAAATGTCTGGAAATAAAAGCTCTTCAAGTAGTTACAAGGATCTGCTTAAAGTAATACCTTGCTAGATGAGGGCATAACTCGTATCGAGAGTTTGGGTTTGCGTCATGAAAAGGAGAAATGTGAAGAGGGTAGTCAAAGTTGGGTGCTAACCTCCAAATGATTTCCTTTTTGGAATTCGTTCACACTTGAGACGGAACATCTTTAGAAGCTTTATGACTCGTATTGAAGGGTGCTTGGACCGAGCTAGGTTGGTTGTATGTCCCGGCTTCTACCGTCCTGGGGAACCATTTGTTTTTCACATCTTCTTTTTTAATAAGTTCTTTTCGATTAAGTCTAAAACTAAGTTTTCAAGTTTGACATACTCGTCGTAGAAGAGCCGGCTTCTGAGCGAGCCTAGAAGAATTCCTATTTCGAGGGCTTCGATGACACCGCAATCTGTTCCCCCTTCCTCTATACAGTGCATTTTTTCAGCTAGACTTTTCAAGATGAGGGCATCCTCGTAGCAGATTCCACGCTCGATTACTTCTTTTATCAAGTCCTTCAAATTCATGTTAAATCCCCGGAGGTTCTCAGTTTATTATAGCAGAACACCTCTCAGCTATTTAGGCTTCTCATGAAACCAAAGGGCAGGGTCTTTTAAACTTTTTCGTAAAATCATCCATGCAAATTGAAAGTTTTTAAATCACTTTGTTTAATTCACTTGTTTCAAACATGTTAATTGAAAATAATTTAACGAGAAATGGCGCCTTAAACCTATATTCCCAGAGCCTCCAAAAACCCCTTCTTTTTTCTCGTTTGTTTTCCCAAACATTTTTGTGAAGTTCTTTTTCGTATCTTGTTTCTCGGTGTGCTTGAAGGAGGTGCCTTTCTTTGGAAGTTTTGTTTGTTTGCTCCTCCAAGGTGAATGAAAGGTTCCCGCAAAGGGACTTTCATGTATGCCGCGAGCTTAGAAAGCTAGGATGTAAGGTTAGGATCGTTAACGCTTATAACCCTTTAATAGGCGCGCTTGGCGTGCTAAAAAACAGGAAAGTTAAGTGCAAGATTTTTTGCGGCTTCAGAGCGGGGTTCATAGCCCTCCTTCTAAAGCCCCTTATAAAAGAGTACTTGTATGATCTTGTAGAGTGGAAGGCTGATTTGTGTAGAGATAACTGGAAGGGAGTGAAAAGGTTACTTGTTCCCTTGGTCGAGTTCGTTGACAAGATGATTATTAGGTGTGCTAGAATAGTTTTTAACGCCGACAGAAACTTCATTCACCCCTTTCTACGCGGTCTAAGCGAGAAGGTTGTTTTTGCTGAAAACGGGTACAACGACGAACTTTTCGACCCCAGCAAGTACGACAGGCTTTCAATTAGGGAGAAACATGGTGTTAATTTTCCATTAGCAATCTATGTTGGCAAGCTTACCGACATGTATGTGAAGTATCTTGTCCCAGTGATTAAGGCTATGGACATTGTGCGCAAGCACCTTCCAAGCGCGGAGTTCTGGATAATCGGGGACGGACCTGCTAGAGCCTTTTTAGAGGAGGCCGCTAGGGGTGTTAGCGGTGTCCGCATGCTAGGATACGTGCCTTACGAGCGCGTACCCGAGTTTGTTGCGATGGCCGACGTCGGGGTGAACGCCTATAAAACAACGAGTCTAAAGCTTAGAGAGTGGGTTGCAATGGGTCTTCCGACTATCGCTCCGCCGGAGGTTAAGTTTCCAGGTGTTACAAACTGTGAATGGACGGAGGAAAAAATCGCCCATAACATTGTGAAGCTTTCAAAAGAGGGGACACGTGTTAAAGTCAAATTGAACACGTGGAAAGACGTTGCATGGATCATGTTGTCCGTGTGCAAGAGGCTATACGGAGATTAAAGCGGCTACCTCTTCGAGTCTCCTGACCCGTGGCCCCTCATATCCTTTTATCTTGTCCCCTAAGGCAATGAACTTGACACCAGCAGCAAAAGCTGCAGCAAGGTCATACGGGTGATCACCAACGTAAACAGCTTCTTCAACTTTAACTCCTAGAAGCATTAAAGCGTGGATTATCGGTTCGGGGTTTGGCTTTGTTTTAAGTGTATCCTCTCTTCCGATAGCTACATCGACATATCTTAATAGGCCGGCCTTTTCGAGCGACGCAATTACGCACTTTTTAGAGTTGCGGGAGACCACTCCTATCTTTAAGCCCATCTTCTTCAACTTCTCCAACAGCTGAAGGGTATCATGCTCCACTATAGGCTTCTCAGCGGCCTCCAGCTCGTACAACTCTACTAACTCGTAGCACATTCTCCTGAACTCTTCACCTAGCCTGCGTGAGGCCTCTTCTATCCCCTCTATTATTTGGCGAAAGTCGCACTCTACTCCCAGCCTAGACGCATACTCCCTCAGTTTCTTCCTTAACTCATCGTA
This window contains:
- a CDS encoding creatininase family protein, with translation MEFLLERMTWKEVEEAVKRAAGVIVPFGATEEHGLHLPISTDNIITYELVCRAAEKTGFLVAPIVNYGVCRATRGFPGTIALRFETLKQLVLDIISDLAASGFKKIVLFSFHASNAHLTAIKEAALDFSLNSRDAKVYFVSSAELASEEMSKMLETPPYHACEAETSLMLHLKPELVRVDKIEDERPQTPPFLVVPTWKPWMKTGVIGEPTHATREKGEKMFNALIKKLIEVLEIIKSQP
- a CDS encoding HAD-IA family hydrolase translates to MEGQSGLKAVLFDLDETLLKLPINYDELRKKLREYASRLGVECDFRQIIEGIEEASRRLGEEFRRMCYELVELYELEAAEKPIVEHDTLQLLEKLKKMGLKIGVVSRNSKKCVIASLEKAGLLRYVDVAIGREDTLKTKPNPEPIIHALMLLGVKVEEAVYVGDHPYDLAAAFAAGVKFIALGDKIKGYEGPRVRRLEEVAALISV
- a CDS encoding DNA-directed RNA polymerase subunit K, translated to MIATGDFVIKIGPPWLTRFEKSRVLSARVLQISLGAPILIDLPPDVKDPVAVARIELESGVLPITIRRRLPDGTYQDIPVKYLVRKGEKW
- a CDS encoding acetate--CoA ligase family protein; the encoded protein is MNNLRALFRPSSIAVVGASRSKGKVGYEILRNIVEGGYPGKIFPVNPNADQILGLPCYPSVESIGEEVELAVVVVPAKLVPEVAEDCGKAGVKCLVVISAGFKETGYEGAKLENQLVSIVREYGMRMLGPNVVGVADTHTPLNATFAAKAPLKGNIAFASQSGAMLTSILDWSMNEGIGFSKIVSLGNKADIDETDILEFLAEDEETRVILMYLEDVKRGGEFFRKAKNAVRKKPVIILKSGRSVAGSRAVASHTGALAGSDRAYTTAFEQIGVIRVDKVEELFDLAVALSKQPLPDVEEVVVVTNAGGPGIVTADACEERKIKLASLKEETIRRLRDALPPASSIYNPVDVLGDADEQRYRKALEIVLEDQGVGGCIVILTPQAMTNSMNVAATIAQISKKHAKPILAVFMGGESVLEANRFLSLNGIPCYFFPERAVSALSGMIKYSKVKRRDYGEEYVSFNVNKDKVKDVLRAARNDGRTVLLAHEAFAVVSAYGIPVPQGDIARSEDEAVEIADKVGYPVAMKVVSPQILHKTEVGGVLLNLHRPEDVRRGYLSILSNIRKYAPHARVYGIYVQRMVEQGKEFIVGMSRDLTWGPMLAFGLGGIYVNLIEDVSFRIAPVTRSEAIQMVKETKAYRLIQGFRGGQPLDLEAILDTILKVSQLSTDFPEINEIDINPLFAYPKGCIALDVKITIEKEG
- a CDS encoding glycosyltransferase, yielding MEVLFVCSSKVNERFPQRDFHVCRELRKLGCKVRIVNAYNPLIGALGVLKNRKVKCKIFCGFRAGFIALLLKPLIKEYLYDLVEWKADLCRDNWKGVKRLLVPLVEFVDKMIIRCARIVFNADRNFIHPFLRGLSEKVVFAENGYNDELFDPSKYDRLSIREKHGVNFPLAIYVGKLTDMYVKYLVPVIKAMDIVRKHLPSAEFWIIGDGPARAFLEEAARGVSGVRMLGYVPYERVPEFVAMADVGVNAYKTTSLKLREWVAMGLPTIAPPEVKFPGVTNCEWTEEKIAHNIVKLSKEGTRVKVKLNTWKDVAWIMLSVCKRLYGD
- the thsB gene encoding thermosome subunit beta; the encoded protein is MAMLSGTPVLILKEGTRRAAGRDAQRTNIMAARVIAEAVRTSLGPLGMDKMLVDSFGDVVITNDGATILKEIDVQHPAAKMMVNVAKTQDQEVGDGTTTAVVLAGELLKNAEVLLDQDVHPTVIVDGYRKALEKALEVIDSISVRVDPDDEEMLKKVAMTAMCSKMVSGSRDYLAEIAVKAVRKVAERVNSEWKVDLDNIKVEKKEGESLDDTMFIEGIVLDKEVVHPGMPKRVENAKIALLACPLEIEKTEFDAKINITSPEQMKSFLDEEQRMIEEMVNKIVKTGANVVLCQKGIDDLAQHFLAKAGILAVRRIKKSDMEKLAKATGGNIVTNLEDLSEKDLGEAAVVYEKKIGDDEMVFVEGCKNPRAVSILVRGGTELVVEEAERSIHDALCVVKAVVEDGRVVAGGGAPEIEIAKRLKEYAETLSGREQLAVKQFAEAIEVIPKTLAENAGLDPIDILAELRAAHEKGKVTYGVDVFSGKVVDMAEMSVWEPALVKKQALKSSTEAAALILRIDDVIAASAAKSETGPSGEKTSEEEEEKESSSID
- a CDS encoding phosphotransacetylase family protein, which encodes MGDVKKVLVSGVRYSGKTAMCLALALLFKDEGLKVSYFKPVGWTSKPGGVDEDALLIKEALGMEHPIEVISPIVLDAYYLNRLYKGELADVERKIEDAYHKLSKNADVMLIEGGHAPVAFYSGRISSFHIARMLGASVLIVNTFRSDLTLDVVLAQAEMFRLTGSKVMGAIFNNVPIVILKKVKGMVSEIAEKNGVRVWGVVEEDRHLTSPTVREVCEVLDGEILEEGDMDRIVEDVLVGAMSVETALNYFRRGVNKVVITGGDRADVALAALETDTSMLVLTGNLYPDVRVLARAREAGVTVVLVPYDTYTAVQRLNEVGGRIKPGDKKKINIAVEKVKRETDWKGLLNAIMGEE